A stretch of DNA from Paenibacillus albus:
GAAATGTATAAGCTTATGAATACCGCCCGCAAGTACGATGAGCGCTGTTTGCTTCTGCAACGGGCAGGGAAAATCAAATTTCACGTATCCGGTATCGGCCAGGAAGCCGCGCAAGTTGGCGCTGCGTTCGCGCTAGACCGGGATCAAGACTACTACTTGCCATATTACCGCGATTACGCGTTCGTACTGTCTGTTGGCATGACGCTGCGCGAGCTGATGCTGTGCATCTTCTCGAAAGCGGATGATCCGAACAGCGGCGGCCGTCAAATGCCGGGCCACTTCGGAAGCAAACGTCTACGTATCGTTACGGGCTCGAGTCCGGTTACGACGCAGGTTCCACATGCAGTCGGCTTTGCGCTTGCAGCGAAGATGAAGAAGAAGGATTTCGTTTCCTTCGTAACGTTTGGGGACGGCTCCAGCAACCAAGGGGACTTCCATGAAGGCGCGAACTTTGCTGGCGTGCACAAGCTTCCGGTCATTTTCATGTGCGAGAATAATCATTATGCGATCTCGGTTCCGCTGCACAAGCAAGTAAGCGGCAAAATCGCTGACCGCGCGCTTGGATACGGTTTCCCGGGCGTAGCCGTAGATGGCAATGATCCGCTCGAGGTTTACCGCGTTATGAAAGAAGCGCGTCAGCGTGCGGCTAAAGGTGATGGACCGACACTCGTGGAAGCAGTCATGTACCGGTTGTCTCCGCATTCAACTTCCGATGAGGATATGGCCTACCGGACTAAAGAAGAAGTAGATGCGCACCGCGACAAAGACGGCATTCCGAAATTCAAACAATATTTGATCGACTGCGGTATCTGGAGCGAAGAGAAGGAAGCAGCGATGCTGCAGGAGATTAAGGCTGCACTCGACGATGCGACATCTTTTGGCGATAAGGCGCCGTTCCCAGAGC
This window harbors:
- a CDS encoding thiamine pyrophosphate-dependent dehydrogenase E1 component subunit alpha, which produces MTQSESAVTQSRHAALGLTDEQAIEMYKLMNTARKYDERCLLLQRAGKIKFHVSGIGQEAAQVGAAFALDRDQDYYLPYYRDYAFVLSVGMTLRELMLCIFSKADDPNSGGRQMPGHFGSKRLRIVTGSSPVTTQVPHAVGFALAAKMKKKDFVSFVTFGDGSSNQGDFHEGANFAGVHKLPVIFMCENNHYAISVPLHKQVSGKIADRALGYGFPGVAVDGNDPLEVYRVMKEARQRAAKGDGPTLVEAVMYRLSPHSTSDEDMAYRTKEEVDAHRDKDGIPKFKQYLIDCGIWSEEKEAAMLQEIKAALDDATSFGDKAPFPEPEDILKHVYADDSQGEGGR